One window of the Canis aureus isolate CA01 chromosome 1, VMU_Caureus_v.1.0, whole genome shotgun sequence genome contains the following:
- the C1H19orf85 gene encoding uncharacterized protein C19orf85 homolog, giving the protein MHPGAPTASGVSEPSPRELCAFVSGAASHMLRALHPRQTRPPKRRPNHRRFLHNQICRQFAKIEAATQRLALSILSQEAPPQRPPHRRPPLPPPSPFLGVACAVAPTEVPSAGPSLSLAALDASTLDLFDDIALNPECPSAPSELSHCAWGQPDLRQSSHFYNPIPPASNGLGGVDGPWAPEGDWVGRWELPCACHSQGIPEGWGTCYP; this is encoded by the exons ATGCACCCTGGGGCCCCTACAGCCTCTGGAGTCTCTGAGCCCAGCCCTCGAGAACTGTGTGCCTTCGTGAGCGGGGCAGCCAGCCACATGCTGCGTGCCCTGCACCCTCGGCAGACTCGGCCCCCCAAAAGGAGGCCCAACCACAGGAGGTTTCTGCACAACCAGATCTGCAG GCAGTTTGCCAAGATTGAAGCTGCCACCCAACGCCTGGCCCTCTCCATCTTGTCCCAGGAGGCACCTCCCCAGAGACCACCACACAGAAGGCCACCCTTGCCACCTCCGTCCCCCTTCCTGGGGGTGGCCTGTGCTGTGGCCCCCACTGAAGTGCCTTCTGCTGGTCCCAGCCTGAGCCTCGCTGCCCTGGATGCCTCCACCCTCGACCTCTTTGATGACATTGCACTCAACCCAGAGTGTCCCTCAGCGCCATCTGAGTTGTCCCACTGTGCTTGGGGCCAGCCAGACCTGAGGCAGTCTTCACATTTCTATAATCCCATACCCCCTGCCTCGAATGGCCTGGGGGGAGTGGATGGGCCCTGGGCTCCTGAGGGGGActgggtgggcaggtgggagtTGCCTTGTGCCTGCCATTCTCAGGGAATCCCTGAGGGCTGGGGGACCTGCTACCCATGA
- the ISOC2 gene encoding isochorismatase domain-containing protein 2 isoform X2, translated as MATMRSNLGRVLPGSSILFLCDMQEKFRHIAYFPQIVSVAARMLKNTTLDLLDRGLQVHVVVDGCSSRSQVDRLVALARMRQSGAFLSTSEGLILQLVGDAAHPQFKEIQKIIKEPAPDSGLLGLFQGQNPLFR; from the exons ATGGCAACTATGAGGTCCAACCTGGGCCGAGTCCTCCCTGGATCATCCATCCTGTTCCTGTGTGACATGCAGGAGAAGTTCCGCCATATCGCATACTTTCCCCAGATTGTCTCTGTGGCTGCCCGCATGCTCAAG AACACCACCTTGGACCTCTTGGACCGGGGGCTGCAGGTCCATGTGGTGGTGGATGGCTGCTCTTCTCGCAG CCAGGTGGACAGGCTGGTGGCCCTGGCCCGGATGCGACAAAGTGGCGCCTTCCTCTCCACCAGCGAAGGGCTGATTCTGCAGCTTGTGGGTGATGCCGCCCACCCCCAGTTTAAGGAG ATTCAGAAGATCATCAAGGAGCCCGCCCCTGACAGCGGGCTGCTGGGCCTCTTCCAAGGCCAGAACCCCCTCTTCCGCTGA
- the ISOC2 gene encoding isochorismatase domain-containing protein 2 isoform X1, giving the protein MATMRSNLGRVLPGSSILFLCDMQEKFRHIAYFPQIVSVAARMLKVARLLEVPAVLTEQYPEGLGPTVPELGAQGLRPVAKTCFSMVPAVQKELESRPQLCSVLLCGIETQACILNTTLDLLDRGLQVHVVVDGCSSRSQVDRLVALARMRQSGAFLSTSEGLILQLVGDAAHPQFKEIQKIIKEPAPDSGLLGLFQGQNPLFR; this is encoded by the exons ATGGCAACTATGAGGTCCAACCTGGGCCGAGTCCTCCCTGGATCATCCATCCTGTTCCTGTGTGACATGCAGGAGAAGTTCCGCCATATCGCATACTTTCCCCAGATTGTCTCTGTGGCTGCCCGCATGCTCAAG GTGGCCAGGCTGCTGGAGGTACCAGCTGTGCTGACAGAGCAGTACCCAGAAGGCCTGGGCCCCACAGTCCCTGAGCTGGGGGCTCAAGGCCTGCGGCCAGTGGCCAAAACTTGCTTCAGCATGGTGCCTGCAGTGCAAAAGGAGCTGGAATCACGGCCCCAGCTGTGTTCTGTGCTCCTCTGTGGCATTGAGACACAGGCCTGCATCCTG AACACCACCTTGGACCTCTTGGACCGGGGGCTGCAGGTCCATGTGGTGGTGGATGGCTGCTCTTCTCGCAG CCAGGTGGACAGGCTGGTGGCCCTGGCCCGGATGCGACAAAGTGGCGCCTTCCTCTCCACCAGCGAAGGGCTGATTCTGCAGCTTGTGGGTGATGCCGCCCACCCCCAGTTTAAGGAG ATTCAGAAGATCATCAAGGAGCCCGCCCCTGACAGCGGGCTGCTGGGCCTCTTCCAAGGCCAGAACCCCCTCTTCCGCTGA